A genomic window from Geothermobacter ehrlichii includes:
- a CDS encoding DUF4124 domain-containing protein — translation MDKHIFWVGLVITAAIAWGIHFFAPKDTRPQTPPTQARQPMPPRPQVVNNPGATTSNRPAAQPEISEDQIYRWVDEKGVTHFSNRPTANAEPVNLKPLNTISIPESEQARIDARRAQETRNYLARAQSKVLPQKSHASARRTYVIERTSAEQKPKHVELSGRISGGPKCRKLHLTIQARSDRGGAVYARTMVRNAGGSFGSRLFEAKARNYWDGNYPKPAWKITRIDFTCLD, via the coding sequence TTGGACAAGCACATATTCTGGGTCGGCCTGGTCATCACAGCGGCCATTGCGTGGGGCATACATTTCTTTGCCCCAAAGGACACTCGCCCGCAGACACCTCCCACCCAGGCACGGCAGCCCATGCCTCCCCGACCGCAGGTTGTAAACAACCCCGGTGCCACCACTTCAAACAGGCCCGCCGCACAACCCGAAATCTCTGAGGATCAAATCTACCGCTGGGTTGACGAGAAAGGGGTGACCCACTTCTCGAACCGACCTACTGCCAATGCCGAACCGGTGAACCTCAAGCCTCTCAACACAATCTCTATCCCCGAATCCGAACAGGCCCGTATCGATGCAAGGAGGGCGCAGGAGACCCGAAACTACCTGGCCCGTGCTCAGTCGAAAGTGCTACCCCAAAAATCCCATGCGTCCGCCAGGCGAACCTATGTCATAGAACGGACCAGCGCCGAGCAGAAGCCTAAGCACGTCGAGTTGAGCGGCCGGATATCCGGTGGACCCAAATGTAGGAAATTGCACCTGACCATCCAGGCGCGCAGTGACCGGGGCGGCGCCGTGTATGCCCGCACAATGGTGCGTAATGCCGGTGGGAGTTTCGGGTCGAGGCTTTTTGAGGCCAAAGCGAGGAACTATTGGGATGGGAACTATCCCAAACCGGCATGGAAAATTACACGTATAGACTTTACCTGCCTCGACTAG
- a CDS encoding radical SAM protein produces the protein MVRHSEPIPCVMEETPNQRFAVALADGLRVEAVWYASGTLCISSQAGCALGCPFCASGRGGLRRNLTLAELEQQVEQARNLGLAPRRLTLSGIGEPLHNLATVRRFIETCRARQLPVSLTTTGTPLAKLREALRLPHNGLMLSLHAGSTATHRRLVPRGPDYDALWELLDRELPRLSRRNRRRIGINYLLLAGENDSAEELDRLARRLAPHPELTLHLLVCNPVPDSPFRSPPQESIDAIHTRLRAAGIQVRRANRWRRQQEGGCGTLVLRH, from the coding sequence ATGGTGCGGCATTCTGAACCGATCCCCTGCGTGATGGAAGAGACCCCCAATCAGCGCTTCGCGGTTGCCCTCGCCGACGGCCTCAGGGTCGAGGCGGTCTGGTACGCCAGCGGCACCCTGTGTATCTCGAGTCAGGCCGGCTGCGCCCTCGGCTGCCCCTTCTGCGCCTCGGGGCGGGGCGGCCTGCGCCGCAACCTGACCCTGGCCGAGCTGGAGCAGCAGGTCGAACAGGCGCGAAATCTGGGGTTGGCGCCACGGCGCCTGACCCTCTCCGGCATCGGTGAGCCGCTGCACAACCTGGCTACCGTCCGCCGCTTCATCGAGACCTGCCGTGCTAGGCAGCTGCCGGTGTCGCTGACCACCACCGGCACCCCGCTGGCAAAGCTGCGCGAGGCGCTACGTCTGCCCCACAACGGCCTGATGCTCTCCCTTCATGCCGGCTCTACCGCCACCCACCGGCGCCTGGTGCCGCGCGGCCCCGACTACGATGCCCTCTGGGAGCTGCTCGACCGCGAGCTGCCGCGCCTGTCGCGCCGCAACCGGCGCCGGATCGGCATCAACTATCTGCTGCTCGCCGGGGAAAACGATTCCGCCGAAGAGCTTGACCGGCTCGCCAGGCGCCTGGCGCCCCACCCCGAGCTGACCCTGCACCTGCTGGTCTGCAACCCGGTGCCGGACAGCCCCTTTCGCAGCCCGCCGCAGGAGAGCATCGACGCCATCCACACCCGCCTGCGCGCCGCCGGCATACAGGTGCGCCGCGCCAACCGCTGGCGCCGGCAGCAGGAGGGCGGGTGCGGGACGCTGGTATTGCGGCACTGA
- a CDS encoding acyl-CoA dehydratase activase: MPQAKKRPVVIGLDSGSTGVKIVTVDTGTGGIIEVLPYRRHHNNYEQTARALLRELLGRYDVQAVNVTGSTGKVLHLAWPSTSFVAEVEAQAAGARSLNPEVEAVIDGGGSEIKFFKVDREGRICDFAMNPECAAGSGNFLDVQAKRLILEIDDDSNPARHFPTLGLEAIRSGKTVPISGRCSVFAKSDMIHQQQKLVSVAAIVGGLHESMANNIKATIIQQRLRGFRGILAFQGGLSQNTSLCHCLATQLGLAPNQLFRHQFGYAAGAIGAALAGTRTPFDPTDLDRETRNGTTHHVWEKLTEDFRAEKGEVSSVTCDLVPGGPRLRAYLGIDIGSVSTNVVLLEEGSEQVLAKYYGPTMGRPIEAVKKGLVDMVEDLASQLGIRGPLEEKVAAVERRIEIAGVATTGSGRFMTGHFLPADCIRNEITAQATGAVRLAKPLGVHIDTIFEIGGQDSKYIKLNPDGGVRDYTMNKVCAAGCGSFLEEQAEKLALNVKEEFARIALSAERPANLGDRCTVFIESVLDSLSGSGEPRENLVAGLAYSVAHNYLNRVVEGRDIEGNIFFQGGTAFNRAVVLAFQKVLNKPVWVTPHNEVTGAVGAACLAKDYVKEQLAENPGYRTPFCGMLEAINKPYESEERSCRQCPNRCELQVVKVRETVAGPDGQPATCQRMIFYGDRCDEMNLNQGRGRTKQADSYHDQRNRILFDQPLKPQNPNGKRIGIPRAMSMWGEHFPLWTTLFTELGFEVVLSGATTKTTIGRGAATSLSDYCVPIRTAHGAVQELLEQEPKPDYIFIPHLITYEKRNPRTTPYACLWTQCLPIAIGEAFDFEARGVKLLRPVCEFQRQGHQMFELEEYLTEELGISKRRVQKGLEKGFEAMRKTRKHIVELGKTVLKELGPEHPAFLVIGRAYNSCDPGLSLDIALKLQRLGHPAIPMEFLPLEEIPLVEDLSNMYWKSGERILSAFRYAAEHEGLIPIWITNFGCGPDSFIRKQVRHVMGERPYLEIELDEHTADAGIITRIEAFYDSYRSTLESVRKRAREKQQKKPAHKFEISGKEVGRGRVLTFCYMDDATFALAAIFRSRGLEAVVLPRTSPESLALGKRYSSGQECVPYQTTLGDKLLFLTSDKKRYQVLPDEVRTFDREIRAEDVIFYDPFASGPCRFGQYNEGYKRIYEELGIPVRMLCSGDFNNYVDIFKDAWDAFRTVLLAYDGICATDTLQKAKRIVRPVAENPEEVTALYHKAVAEVVMVLEKSGDSFFAVRAKQEGIEDILRRYAKAFAAVPRNPEKEADIANVGMFGEIYVRSERFINESLIDRLEQCGIRTYLAPTNEWIQYANYEYLWDRKTWERCRNPWQVLRRLSYRRHQIDARLKRWWMPHRLRKLQEPFRSLEGWLEDPHIEDTIAAATNKVPFHIKGELILSWGLIREIQHNPNLHGIVNIGPFGCMPSKVVSTLLHNPEITKPVYDANYDGSVTNTRSLKIETFASQVKAYARKARMPLGEKRSLGDWDAGFEPE, from the coding sequence ATGCCTCAAGCGAAGAAGCGCCCCGTGGTCATTGGCCTCGACTCGGGCTCAACGGGCGTGAAGATCGTCACCGTCGACACCGGCACAGGCGGGATCATCGAAGTTCTTCCCTACCGGAGGCATCACAACAACTACGAGCAGACTGCCCGGGCACTGCTTCGGGAACTCCTCGGCCGCTACGACGTACAGGCGGTAAACGTCACCGGCTCGACAGGCAAGGTTCTGCACCTGGCCTGGCCGTCGACCTCATTCGTGGCGGAGGTCGAGGCCCAGGCCGCCGGGGCCAGGAGCCTGAACCCCGAGGTCGAAGCCGTTATCGACGGCGGCGGCTCGGAGATCAAGTTCTTCAAAGTCGACAGGGAGGGGCGCATCTGCGACTTCGCCATGAATCCCGAATGCGCCGCCGGCTCGGGGAACTTCCTCGACGTACAGGCCAAGCGGCTCATCCTCGAGATCGACGACGACTCCAACCCCGCCAGGCACTTTCCGACCCTGGGACTCGAGGCGATCCGCTCCGGCAAGACCGTCCCCATTTCAGGCCGCTGCTCCGTCTTCGCCAAGTCCGACATGATACACCAGCAGCAGAAACTGGTGTCCGTCGCCGCGATCGTGGGCGGACTCCACGAGTCAATGGCCAACAACATAAAGGCGACCATCATCCAGCAGCGCCTGAGAGGGTTCCGGGGCATCCTCGCCTTCCAGGGGGGGCTCTCGCAGAACACCTCCCTTTGTCACTGCCTGGCGACCCAGCTCGGCCTTGCACCGAACCAGCTCTTCCGCCACCAGTTCGGATACGCCGCGGGCGCGATCGGAGCGGCGCTGGCAGGCACACGCACCCCCTTCGACCCGACCGACCTCGACCGGGAGACCCGAAACGGCACTACGCACCACGTATGGGAAAAGCTCACCGAGGACTTCCGGGCCGAAAAGGGCGAGGTCTCCTCAGTGACGTGCGACCTTGTGCCCGGCGGCCCGCGGCTCAGGGCCTACCTAGGAATCGATATCGGCTCGGTGAGCACCAACGTCGTCCTCCTCGAAGAAGGGAGCGAGCAGGTCCTCGCCAAGTATTACGGACCCACCATGGGCAGACCGATCGAGGCGGTGAAAAAGGGCCTTGTGGACATGGTCGAAGACCTCGCCTCGCAGCTCGGTATCAGGGGCCCGCTCGAAGAAAAGGTCGCCGCCGTGGAGAGGCGGATCGAGATCGCCGGCGTCGCCACCACCGGCTCCGGCCGCTTCATGACCGGTCATTTCCTCCCCGCCGACTGCATCCGCAACGAGATCACCGCCCAGGCGACCGGGGCGGTGCGACTCGCCAAGCCGCTGGGCGTGCACATCGACACCATCTTTGAAATCGGCGGCCAGGACTCCAAGTACATCAAGCTCAACCCTGATGGCGGCGTGCGCGACTACACCATGAACAAGGTCTGCGCCGCAGGTTGCGGCTCGTTCCTCGAGGAGCAGGCCGAAAAACTGGCGCTCAACGTCAAGGAGGAGTTCGCCAGGATCGCCCTCTCGGCCGAGCGCCCCGCCAACCTCGGCGACCGCTGCACGGTCTTCATCGAGTCGGTGCTGGACAGCCTGTCCGGCTCGGGTGAGCCCAGGGAGAATCTGGTCGCCGGCCTGGCCTACTCCGTGGCCCACAACTATCTCAACCGCGTCGTCGAAGGACGTGACATCGAGGGCAACATCTTCTTCCAGGGCGGCACCGCCTTCAACAGGGCGGTGGTTCTCGCCTTCCAGAAGGTGCTGAACAAGCCCGTGTGGGTCACCCCCCACAACGAGGTCACGGGCGCCGTGGGCGCCGCATGCCTGGCCAAGGACTACGTCAAGGAGCAGCTCGCCGAAAACCCGGGCTACCGGACGCCGTTTTGTGGGATGCTCGAGGCGATCAACAAGCCGTATGAATCCGAAGAACGCTCATGCCGCCAGTGCCCGAACCGCTGCGAACTCCAGGTGGTCAAAGTCAGGGAGACCGTTGCCGGCCCAGACGGCCAGCCCGCCACGTGCCAGCGCATGATCTTCTACGGCGACCGCTGCGACGAGATGAACCTGAACCAGGGTCGGGGTAGAACCAAACAGGCGGACTCCTACCACGACCAGCGCAACCGGATCCTCTTCGACCAGCCCCTCAAACCCCAAAACCCGAACGGCAAGCGCATCGGCATTCCGCGGGCGATGTCCATGTGGGGTGAACATTTCCCGCTGTGGACGACCCTCTTCACGGAACTCGGTTTCGAGGTGGTCCTTTCGGGCGCCACCACCAAGACCACGATCGGGCGGGGCGCGGCCACTTCACTTTCCGACTACTGCGTACCGATCCGTACCGCCCACGGGGCTGTCCAGGAGCTCCTCGAGCAGGAGCCCAAGCCGGATTATATTTTCATCCCGCACCTCATCACTTACGAAAAAAGGAACCCGCGGACGACTCCGTACGCGTGTCTCTGGACCCAATGCCTGCCGATCGCCATCGGCGAGGCGTTCGATTTTGAAGCCCGGGGGGTGAAGCTCCTCAGGCCCGTCTGCGAGTTCCAGCGCCAAGGGCACCAGATGTTCGAGCTCGAGGAATACCTCACCGAGGAGCTCGGCATCTCGAAACGCCGCGTGCAAAAGGGACTGGAGAAGGGCTTCGAGGCGATGCGCAAAACCCGGAAGCACATCGTGGAACTCGGAAAGACCGTCCTTAAGGAGCTCGGCCCCGAGCACCCCGCCTTTCTGGTCATCGGCCGCGCCTACAACAGCTGCGATCCGGGTCTGTCGCTCGACATCGCCCTGAAGCTCCAGCGCCTCGGTCATCCGGCGATCCCCATGGAATTTCTGCCGCTTGAGGAGATACCGCTTGTCGAGGACCTGTCGAACATGTACTGGAAAAGCGGCGAGCGGATCCTCTCCGCGTTCCGCTACGCCGCGGAGCATGAGGGGCTGATCCCGATCTGGATCACCAACTTCGGCTGCGGGCCGGACTCCTTCATCCGCAAGCAGGTCCGGCATGTCATGGGCGAGAGACCCTACCTGGAGATCGAGCTCGACGAGCATACGGCCGACGCCGGGATCATTACCCGCATCGAGGCCTTCTACGACTCGTATCGGAGCACCCTCGAGTCCGTCCGCAAGCGCGCGAGGGAAAAACAGCAGAAGAAACCCGCCCACAAGTTCGAGATCTCAGGCAAAGAGGTTGGGCGGGGCCGCGTCCTCACCTTCTGCTACATGGACGACGCGACGTTCGCGCTCGCGGCGATCTTCCGCTCGCGAGGCCTGGAAGCGGTCGTGCTCCCGCGCACCTCGCCGGAAAGCCTCGCCCTGGGCAAGCGCTACAGCTCCGGCCAGGAGTGCGTACCGTATCAGACCACTCTTGGCGACAAACTCCTCTTCTTGACCTCGGACAAAAAGCGGTACCAGGTTCTGCCGGACGAGGTCAGGACCTTCGACCGGGAGATCCGGGCGGAGGACGTCATCTTTTACGATCCTTTTGCCTCCGGCCCCTGCCGTTTCGGGCAGTACAACGAGGGCTACAAGCGCATTTACGAGGAGCTCGGGATCCCGGTCCGCATGCTCTGCTCGGGTGACTTCAACAACTACGTCGATATCTTCAAGGACGCCTGGGACGCGTTCAGGACTGTGCTCCTCGCCTACGATGGCATCTGTGCCACGGACACGCTCCAGAAGGCGAAGCGCATCGTGCGACCCGTTGCGGAGAACCCCGAAGAGGTGACGGCGCTTTACCACAAGGCGGTCGCCGAGGTGGTCATGGTGCTGGAGAAAAGCGGCGACTCGTTCTTCGCGGTACGGGCCAAGCAAGAGGGGATTGAGGATATCCTCCGCCGCTATGCGAAAGCTTTTGCCGCCGTCCCACGCAATCCCGAAAAAGAGGCGGACATCGCCAACGTCGGCATGTTCGGCGAAATCTACGTGAGAAGCGAGCGGTTCATCAACGAGTCTCTGATCGACAGACTCGAGCAGTGCGGCATCCGCACCTACCTCGCGCCCACCAACGAGTGGATCCAGTATGCCAACTACGAGTACCTATGGGACAGGAAGACCTGGGAGCGATGCCGCAACCCCTGGCAGGTGCTGAGGCGCCTGAGCTACAGGCGGCACCAGATCGACGCGCGCCTCAAGCGCTGGTGGATGCCGCACAGGCTCAGGAAACTCCAGGAGCCGTTCAGGAGCCTCGAAGGCTGGTTGGAGGACCCCCACATCGAGGATACGATCGCCGCGGCCACGAACAAGGTCCCGTTCCATATCAAGGGAGAGCTCATCCTGTCATGGGGCCTGATACGGGAGATTCAGCACAACCCGAATCTGCACGGGATCGTGAACATCGGACCTTTCGGCTGCATGCCGAGCAAGGTGGTCAGCACGCTCCTCCACAACCCAGAGATCACCAAGCCCGTGTACGATGCGAACTACGACGGCTCGGTCACGAACACCCGCAGCCTCAAGATCGAGACCTTTGCCAGCCAGGTGAAGGCGTACGCCCGGAAAGCCCGCATGCCCCTTGGGGAAAAGCGATCCCTTGGAGATTGGGACGCCGGATTTGAACCGGAATGA
- a CDS encoding radical SAM protein, which yields MSGNWQPAYLQLGIEELQCRAEEALRHLESCDLCARGCHINRRLGTEGFCRTGPKLRVYSHGPHFGEERPLVGCRGSGTIFFSRCNLKCVFCQNWEISHRGEGCLVGPEELAAMMLALQGAGCHNINLVSPSHVVAQILGALPLAVEQGLKIPIAYNSGGYDSLAALQLLDGIVDIYLPDMKFADSRKAAPWLGVNDYAEVNRAALAEMYRQVGVLQCGPTGIARRGLLIRHLILPDNAAGTDELLRFVAGELSPDVHINLMDQYRPCYRADQYPPLDRRPTRAELCQARQWAKELGMRNLLG from the coding sequence ATGAGCGGAAACTGGCAACCTGCGTACCTGCAACTGGGGATCGAGGAGCTGCAGTGCCGGGCCGAAGAAGCCCTGCGGCACCTGGAGTCCTGTGACCTCTGCGCCAGGGGCTGCCACATCAATCGGCGTCTTGGTACCGAAGGTTTCTGTCGCACGGGTCCGAAGCTGCGTGTCTACAGCCACGGCCCGCACTTTGGCGAGGAGCGGCCTTTGGTCGGTTGCCGCGGATCAGGCACGATCTTCTTCAGCCGCTGCAACCTCAAATGCGTCTTCTGCCAGAACTGGGAGATCAGCCACAGGGGTGAGGGATGCCTGGTCGGCCCCGAAGAACTGGCGGCGATGATGCTGGCTCTGCAGGGGGCCGGCTGCCACAACATCAACCTGGTCTCACCCAGTCACGTCGTCGCTCAGATTCTCGGCGCCCTGCCGCTGGCGGTCGAACAGGGCCTGAAGATTCCCATCGCCTACAACAGCGGCGGCTATGACAGCCTCGCGGCCCTGCAACTGCTCGACGGCATCGTTGATATCTATCTGCCCGACATGAAGTTCGCCGATTCACGGAAGGCCGCCCCCTGGCTGGGCGTGAACGATTACGCCGAGGTTAACCGCGCCGCCCTTGCCGAGATGTACCGCCAGGTCGGGGTGCTGCAGTGCGGCCCGACCGGCATCGCCAGGCGCGGGCTGCTGATCCGCCACCTGATATTGCCCGACAACGCTGCCGGCACCGACGAACTGCTGCGTTTTGTCGCCGGCGAGCTGTCGCCGGATGTCCACATCAACCTGATGGACCAGTACCGCCCCTGCTACCGTGCCGACCAGTACCCGCCCCTGGATCGCCGCCCGACCCGCGCCGAGCTGTGCCAGGCCCGCCAGTGGGCCAAAGAGCTGGGGATGCGCAACCTGCTCGGGTAG
- a CDS encoding helix-turn-helix domain-containing protein, whose product MAFCFLRCSQTYQQLNNVPESDPIAQLIMQIITKSHMTQKEAAEVLGMTQPKVSLIMNGRLEDFSLERLIMAMTSLDRDVEIRIRKKPRSREHARLNVVYV is encoded by the coding sequence GTGGCCTTTTGTTTTTTGCGGTGCAGTCAGACGTATCAACAATTAAACAACGTCCCCGAAAGTGACCCGATCGCCCAGCTGATTATGCAGATCATCACCAAGAGCCACATGACGCAAAAGGAAGCGGCGGAGGTTTTGGGCATGACCCAACCCAAGGTGTCGCTGATCATGAACGGAAGGCTGGAAGACTTCTCCCTCGAGCGGTTGATTATGGCCATGACGTCGCTCGATCGCGATGTGGAAATCCGCATTCGCAAGAAGCCGAGGTCCCGTGAACATGCGCGACTGAATGTTGTCTATGTGTAG
- a CDS encoding EamA family transporter gives MCGVEWTCSTIKQRSLDRPSLAFPTGGSLFAILDAGLLSTTIGWLLLSSAIQHVPATLAGLFLLLQPALALVWEVVVFGKPTGLIEATGMRR, from the coding sequence TTGTGCGGAGTAGAATGGACCTGTTCAACAATTAAACAACGTTCCCTTGATCGGCCCTCGCTGGCATTTCCAACCGGAGGTTCCCTCTTCGCCATCCTCGACGCCGGCCTGCTCAGCACCACCATCGGCTGGTTGCTGCTCTCCTCGGCGATCCAGCATGTCCCGGCGACTTTGGCCGGGCTCTTCCTGCTGCTGCAGCCGGCCCTGGCGCTGGTCTGGGAGGTGGTTGTCTTCGGCAAGCCGACCGGATTGATCGAGGCAACCGGTATGCGGCGCTGA